One stretch of Plodia interpunctella isolate USDA-ARS_2022_Savannah chromosome 10, ilPloInte3.2, whole genome shotgun sequence DNA includes these proteins:
- the LOC128672912 gene encoding retinol dehydrogenase 11-like, with translation MSVAIASAVILTTAAAYYWFINRHKPLKHILSELKHTIDMQGAGVGGLIDDWVNVWRNKVVLPDASGKIAVVTGGARGIGTEVIRGLLKANMTVIIGIRRPELAQKLSQTMENGQNLTAFQLDLQSLKSVKQFAENVLRKHLAIHILVNNAGIMFGDYKLTEDGIENQLSTNHIGHFYLTHLLLPALKKGGTFEEPARVVNVTSCAHHPGKIYFEDINMKEHYDTTAAYAQSKLAQLMSARYVNRLLEQEGSPVKCFAVHPGIVNTDLFNGTLFRTVFPWAMKLFFKTPAKGAISIHYACFNKDLEQKGGLYISNCVEGISNGFSKNVENQKKLFDISCELIGVEPNKFGKDI, from the exons ATGTCGGTCGCCATCGCGTCTGCTGTTATTTTAACCACCGCAGCCGCTTATTACTGGTTTATAAACAGACATAAACCGCTAAAGCACATCCTGAGTGAATTGAAACACACTATCGACATGCAGGGAGCCGGCGTTGGCGGATTGATCGACGACTGGGTAAACGTGTGGCGGAATAAAGTAGTGTTGCCAGATGCGAGCGGGAAAATCGCCGTTGTGACAGGAGGCGCGCGAGGCATCGGCACTGAAGTAATTCGCGGCCTCCTCAAAGCCAATATGACTGTCATTATTGGCATAAGAAGACCAGAACTTGCTCAAAAGTTATCGCAAACAATGGAGAATGGCCAAAATTTAACAGCGTTCCAACTTGACTTACAATCGTTGAAATCAGTTAAACAGTTCGCGGAAAATGTTTTGAGGAAACACTTAGCTATTCATATTCTCGTAAACAATGCCGGAATAATGTTTGGTGATTACAAACTGACGGAAGATGGCATTGAAAATCAGTTGTCAACAAATCATATAGGTCATTTCTATTTGACACATCTATTGTTGCCAGCGCTGAAAAAAGGCGGCACTTTTGAGGAGCCCGCGCGAGTTGTGAATGTCACTTCCTGCGCTCACCATCCagggaaaatttattttgaggaCATTAATATGAAAGAGCATTATGATACTACTGCTGCGTATGCCCAATCTAAATTGGCTCag ttaatGAGTGCTCGCTATGTAAACAGGCTACTAGAACAAGAAGGCAGCCCAGTCAAATGTTTTGCAGTCCACCCTGGAATAGTAAACACAGATCTGTTCAACGGTACTTTATTTCGGACGGTATTCCCATGGGCTATGAAGCTTTTCTTCAAAACACCAGCAAAAGGTGCTATCTCCATACACTATGCGTGTTTTAACAAGGACTTGGAGCAGAAAGGAGGACTGTATATTAGCAACTGTGTAGAAGGAATAAGTAATGGCTTCTCAAAGAATGTTGAAAATCAAAAGAAATTGTTTGATATCTCATGCGAATTGATAGGTGTTGAACCAAATAAGTTTGGCAAAGATATATAA
- the LOC128672905 gene encoding sorting nexin-14-like produces MSFFRLTMTERCQRKFTEKFDNQKYIIYFGVITASLTVLYFCRFHFVTLAVSYGLGCVACYFALNSSYLNKFVDHLKCHFDKNPPVDKSKDTALKGCVTCGSKDCSRHEETGTAEPWIGLQIHKQLDQAIEDFYNTILEQFISSWFSRITLQPFFVDELRYQLRYASACLLQRAFKIDYARFITDRLLPCALRHFTTCSYSLASAAAGSVHPAAASRDAEIKYLRCVTDAVMPYLLHADEVQNSVFRVLIREIFAGWVLLSITDVLADPYILNTIIILATGDETMAQLPTTPNYKVQLLETFARRPQCQRRQLLRVDLDGIISEQATFYAFVQYMKTTHWLQLLQFYRDIKAFQSRLLNPEPCASEVAALRREASLLAEYTDSGLPLRPDILTELKELLAEAKNEDGIKKLQTSRALYEAARQSHAILEKIMLPRFLHSEEFYKMILGPRLPMGYQKQVKMVKRPRGNLRPESIDGQVLDCFINPELEGDGSEKMDILHYLDALSADEFHTREHDLTNYKVVLTDVEMRLQYPPRRGTVRVFTLAAHRARALDARLWTVQRSEHDFHLLRSKLHEFHGDSLLLDLPLPSRRDNSPLETLRYKYEDFLQRLLQKSLLQTSELLHLFLTVDGDFSTVVQASTLNANSTDLANLYQSVTYKLKKEKGQHLESFLMNLLFSTDLERFQALKQGTGRDVEEGVEVSEDAELDAPLLRPRNVRDIHNTVFGNNWDISPEGYETRDVTHQNVLKGFTQCFMYFLMRVISARSVVSHTIGCLLSRCSSQVDAVFCGWLDHKLREWFNERRLAHFIRLGHNLLFGKKSPVRSDAAQQRRRAQRRLPAPQLSPAFTLLQTPHYNKQLVYNLLDLCLMELFPELGATDKKQPKS; encoded by the exons ATGTCATTTTTTCGCCTAACCATGACTGAAAGATGTCAAAGAAAGTTTACAGAAAAATTtgataatcaaaaatatattatttacttcggTGTTATTACTGCTTCATTAACAGTTTTGTACTTTTGCAG atttcacTTTGTTACTTTAGCTGTTAGCTATGGGTTGGgatgtgtggcttgttattttGCCCTGAATTCtagttatttaaacaaattcgTGGATCATCTTAAGTGCCATTTCGACAAAAACCCGCCAGTAGATAAATCAAAGGACACTGCCCTCAAA gGTTGTGTCACATGTGGATCAAAAGATTGTTCTCGCCATGAAGAGACTGGAACAGCAGAGCCCTGGATAGGGCTTCAAATACACAAGCAACTTGATCAAGCCATAGAAGAT TTCTACAACACAATACTAGAGCAGTTTATAAGCTCTTGGTTCAGCAGAATCACCCTCCAACCATTCTTCGTAGACGAGTTGAGGTATCAACTGAGATATGCATCGGCCTGTCTATTGCAGCGTGCATTCAAA ATAGATTACGCCCGGTTCATAACGGACCGCCTATTGCCGTGCGCCCTCCGCCACTTCACAACGTGCTCGTACTCACTAGCGTCGGCGGCCGCGGGCTCTGTCCACCCCGCCGCGGCCAGCCGGGACGCGGAGATCAAATATCTGAGATGCGTCACGGATGCTGTGATGCCGTATTTGTTGCACGCCGATGAAGTTCAGAACTC AGTGTTTCGTGTACTTATTAGAGAAATATTCGCCGGATGGGTGTTGCTGTCGATCACAGATGTGTTAGCAGACCCCTATATACtgaatactattattatactagcGACAGGAGACGAAACTATGGCTCAATTACCCACCACTCCTAATTATAAG GTGCAGCTGCTGGAGACGTTCGCGCGGCGCCCGCAGTGCCAGCGCCGCCAGCTGCTGCGCGTGGACTTGGACGGAATCATTTCCGAACAGGCTACTTTCTATGCGTTCGTGCAGTATATGAAGACTACTCATTGGTTGCAACTATTGCAGTTCTACAGGGATATCA aggCATTTCAATCGCGGCTACTCAACCCGGAGCCCTGCGCCTCAGAAGTGGCAGCCCTGAGACGAGAAGCGTCGTTGTTAGCGGAATACACAGACTCAGGGCTGCCGCTCAGACCGGATATACTGACCGAACTGAAGGAACTGTTGGCGGAGGCTAAGAATGAAGACGGGATAAAAAA aTTGCAAACCAGCCGAGCGTTGTACGAAGCGGCGCGACAGTCGCATGCCATATTAGAGAAAATTATGTTGCCAAGATTTTTACATAGTGAGGAG ttttataaaatgatcCTGGGACCAAGATTGCCAATGGGATATCAGAAACAAGTCAAAATGGTGAAAAG GCCGCGTGGCAATTTGCGACCGGAGTCGATCGACGGCCAAGTCCTCGACTGCTTCATCAACCCGGAGCTGGAGGGCGACGGCAGCGAGAAGATGGACATACTCCACTATCTGGACGCGCTCTCTGCGGACGAGTTCCACACTAGGGAACACGACCTGACCAATTATAAGGTCGTGCTGACCGATGTCGAGATGAGATTG CAATACCCGCCGCGGCGCGGCACGGTGCGCGTGTTCACGCTAGCGGCGcaccgcgcgcgcgcgctggaCGCGCGCCTGTGGACGGTGCAGCGCAGCGAACACGACTTCCATCTGCTCAGGAGCAAGCTGCACGAGTTCCACGGCGACAGCTTGCTTCTGGACCTGCCTCTGCCTTCGAGAAG aGACAACAGCCCATTAGAGACCCTCCGATACAAATACGAGGACTTTCTCCAGCGGCTTCTCCAAAAGAGCCTTCTCCAAACGAGCGAGCTTCTCCACTTATTCCTCACAGTGGACGGCGACTTCTCCACCGTAGTCCAAGCGTCAACCCTGAATGCCAACAGCACGGACCTAGCGAACCTCTACCAATCAGTGACGTACAAGTTGAAGAAGGAGAAGGGACAGCATTTAGAGAGTTTCCTGATGAATTTGCTGTTCTCCACCGATCTGGAGCGGTTTCAGGCTCT CAAACAAGGCACTGGTCGCGATGTCGAAGAAGGCGTGGAAGTTAGCGAAGACGCGGAACTTGATGCGCCATTGCTCCGACCTCGCAACGTCCGGGATATACACAACACCGTGTTTGGGAACAACTGGGATATCTCACCCGAGGGATACGAGACGAGGGATGTTACACACCAGAACGTTTTGAAGGGGTTCACACAGtgctttatgtattttt TGATGCGAGTGATATCAGCCCGTAGCGTGGTGTCTCACACGATCGGCTGCCTCCTGTCTAGGTGCTCGTCTCAGGTGGATGCTGTGTTCTGCGGCTGGCTGGACCACAAACTGAGGGAGTGGTTCAATGAGAGGAGATTGGCGCATTTTATACGATTGGGACACA atCTCCTGTTCGGTAAGAAGTCCCCGGTGCGCAGTGACGCGGCGCAGCAACGGCGGCGGGCGCAGCGCCGGCTGCCGGCGCCGCAGCTGTCGCCCGCCTTCACACTGTTACAGACGCCGCACTATAACAAACAG CTGGTGTACAATCTACTCGATCTATGCCTAATGGAGCTGTTCCCGGAATTGGGTGCCACAGACAAAAAACAGCCAAAGAGTTGA
- the LOC128672915 gene encoding glycine cleavage system H protein, mitochondrial-like: MSFQRHLFQAAKQYVSKYHRIQPQIRPSYSILHHRYSSSARRYTERHEWVSMDNEIGTVGISNYAQESLGDIVFAQLPDSGQVLIADEECGALESVKAASEIYSPVSGTVTERNKAVEDKPALINSSCYENGWLYKLRLSDIKEVDSLMTEAEYETYLKTDVEKEKETDS, translated from the coding sequence atgtcCTTCCAACGTCACCTTTTTCAAGCAGCTAAACAGTATGTATCGAAATATCATAGAATACAGCCTCAAATTAGACCAAGCTACTCTATACTGCATCACAGATACAGTTCATCAGCCAGGAGATACACAGAGAGGCACGAATGGGTATCAATGGATAATGAAATAGGCACTGTAGGCATTAGCAACTATGCTCAAGAATCTCTTGGAGACATTGTCTTTGCTCAACTACCTGATTCCGGTCAAGTCTTAATAGCGGACGAAGAGTGTGGTGCCTTGGAAAGTGTTAAAGCTGCGAGCGAAATATATTCTCCTGTTTCTGGAACGGTAACAGAACGAAACAAGGCAGTTGAGGATAAACCGGCACTTATAAACAGTTCATGTTATGAAAATGGCTGGCTTTATAAACTGAGGCTATCAGACATCAAAGAAGTAGATAGTCTTATGACAGAAGCAGAATATGAAACATATTTGAAAACGGATGTTGAAAAGGAAAAAGAGACAGATTCTtga